From the Carassius auratus strain Wakin chromosome 36, ASM336829v1, whole genome shotgun sequence genome, the window CAACCCAAGGGAACCGCCGCTCTCAAAAAGACATCAAAAATTAGTTTTCTCCATTACATCTATGAGACACTGTAAAACTTCAGTCAATAGCCGAGAATGTGAATTTTGAAGTCCATCATACCTGCATAAATTACCTTAGTCATTTTTTCATAGTCATTAGGAAAAGCATGCCTATATTTTTGTTGATGTACTGTACAATGCAATGGAAAGTGTTCTTCTGATTAAAATATTCCCACTATCTACAAATGTACTAGCCAGAAAAAGTCCACATGTCTGATTAAAGCTGGGCACACATCTTGAGTCCTTGTTGAAGTTTCACTAGTTCAACTATTTTTAACCACAGTTCTAAAATGTCAAGGGCTGGGTGACTGGGGATCAGCATCTGAAGTATCAATGAGATTACAGGGACACTCACACCTCCCAAAgctattttttctttgttcataCTTTCTCAGCCATGTATGCTCTTGTGCAACGATGGTGTCTGCAGGTAAAGGTAAAGAGATggaaggacagagagagacagtCTCACTCAGAAGGGCTACCTTGGCAAGTGATGTTTTTGTGTCATTGGTATGATGAAAACAGTCTTGGTTGTGGCTTTAATAGGCAGTATGTGCAGGAATTCCGCGAGCTGTCTCACCGGGTGAGTTGGCATGTCACAGCACTCTGTGCCTTCTTTCAGTCGGGGCTGGATGAGGACACAATCCGTTGTGATTTCCCAATGTATTAATTTCCCTTAATCAAGCtgatttaatctttatttaatggtttagctctagcatacctaactagtcttctaccacgctacaatccatcacgctccctaaggtcacaaaactctggacttttggtagttcctaggatagcaaagtccacaaAAGGAGTTATTCCAAAACTCTGGactagccttcctgataatgtgcATCCCATGGTaaataggatttacacaagctccaatctggatccagaacacttgagaagagatgatgatgctgacccctcagaggaacTCAGATGATGCTAAACCTGAAACATCATACAGagctaacaaatattgctacaagtgtgattgcaacatataataattgctgttaattgtTTTCATCCTCTggttgactacatcttgtataaatttttcaaaaaaatttgataagctattactaaatattgtagaaacgtaattttctgtaaagttgctttgcaatgatttgtgtCATTAAAAAGTGCtatgcaaataaacttgaattgaatttaattaaacgGTTCTAATTCCGAGGTCGAAGAAATGAAGGACAATATAAATGGCTCTCATCCAGACCCCACTGAAACCCACCGAGCCTCTCCAACTCACCCCGTACCGGAACCCTCCACATGCCTGGCCAATGGCTCTGACCACCCATCGCCTCCTGTACTTCCTGTACTCGGGAATGGACGTCATACAGCGCCGACCTGGGGGCCAAAGTATATGACCCTACACTACAGTCTGTCAGGTCAGCACTAAGAGCCACTccccttgatatatatatatatatatatatacaggatatatatatacaggattTAATTGTCCTCTGTCCTCGACATGCAAACTCACACTTTCCTTTGATTGTCTTACCCTAACCCATACTTCAGGCCAAACCTTTGAAAAACTTGTTAAACCTGATATATTGTAAAAAAGCAAGAATGTCAGTTAAAAGCCAAAACAGGCAAACCACCTCACGCTTTATGTTACATATTCATGTATTCGTGATTCGTTTGTTTTAATCTGTTTGTCCTCTAGGGGGCGAGTATGTTGTGTCTTTGGTTTATTAGGGACTATTAAGAATAGTTTACAAAAAGAAATATTAGCAAAAGGtggtttaaaaaaacacacacacattttataggagaacatgaaaataattataattgatgCACTATACAGTAAATACCATTGCTTGTGTAAACATCTGTTCAATAATTATATGTGATGTCAGATGAGTAAAGCGGGTTAAGGTTCAGACGTTTCAGAAGGATTTCCACCTGATGGCTGAGAAAATGGTGTGGATGACATACAGTAACGTGGTGAAAAAGGAAAACACCTGGAATTAAAAAGACATAACTAGTCACTACTTCAACAAGTAAAATGGGCAGCTGTTAGTTTAATATGGTTTTTACTGGTGTAGTCTAATTTagtcaaatttatttaattatttgaaatctgttaataaaacatttattttatttattaccacATGAATCACATTTATGTTaccaaaaaaataagttttatgataaatgatttttttattatatggacTCACCACAGCAGCTACGTCCTGCTTGTAAGTAAGTAGGTTATTGCCATATTGTATACTGATAAGAATTGTTATAAAAGCTAGAAGCACAGAAGCACTGAGATAAAGGAGCGCTGCAAATCCATGGTATGCTACATCCTgcagagagaaaagaaaataagaaaatgtgttttgagAAAGGAATTAACATAGAAAGAGAAGTAGTTGAAATAAAAAGAGAAGGTGGAAAGGGACAAGACAAAGAGAGAGCTTATGAACTCACCGCGCTTGCCCAAAAGCTTCTGTTTCGATGAGACCCACAGGCAAAGATCAGCAACCAGAAGAATGTCATGATGAAACAGAAAATTGCCACAGAGATCACGTATGCCTGTGGGTTGTTAGGTTCGATGGACGTAGATCCAACCAGGCTCAACACCAGACCACCAAAGACCTGAGAGATGTACATAATCAAAGAACATTTCACTGACAGAATCCCCCTTTATTCCTGAAGTTACAGAGCTTCCAGATAGTTGTGCTTTTGTACAGGAAAATGTACTACATTCAAATAGATTAACAATTATTAAAGAACTCTCCCACCCTTGTGAACATCTTTACAAATGAATTGTTTTAAAACTATTCCTAATATATCAAATCAATGTCAAACTCAAAACATTggatttaaaagaaaagaatgacatttaaataaactgaatttaaaaacgACACATTTACCAGTGATGTTTTTCTGTTGAAAACTTTGGAAGATTacagatttgtgtattttttatattatatttatgtacaatacgtatttacttaattataaatcaaatcactttatataatttagatttaACAGTATAATCTTTGGACCATAcctttttgtaaatattaaatttttaactgattattaaaataaattcaaataaagaaagaaacaagatTTTCCAGAAATTGTCACAGCAATTGTTGCCAGTTAAACAAATAGGTACCaacaaatgttataaaatgtttaacacatcagtatttttttctttttttatgcatattttactcAATCAATAATGaatcaataattttaaataggTCAGATTTAACAACATAAATTTGGATTGACACACTTTAACAATTTATGATTATTAATTGcatattatttaaagtttttatttttatatatttttgtgaattgttgcCAATTAAATAAATCTGGTACCACTTGCTTAATTAACAAATATGGTATGTTTAACAGACACGTTTTTGAATTTaccttaaataaattatataacagCTTTTTGTTTCATAATGTTTCGTAGTGACATGAATGTAAACAACATCAGTAAATTAATCAGTTAATTGAAATCAACTCACAAGCTCTGGAAGGTAGAGAATGTCGGGTATGGTGCAAAATATGGCCCCTCCCCGGGGCAGAGACCCCATTTGTCCAGTATTGGTTGTCATGTGTGCACACCTGATTGTCCTCTCTGCACAGGTAGAAGGAATGTGCAGAAGTGCTGAAGATGTGCTTTATTAAAGAGGCTGACAGAGTGCTGGCCAGACCTGTTCATCTTGATGCATTCCATGAAGACCTACCCTGCGCAATCgcaaggaaaaagaaaaagaggggaAAAGAAAATG encodes:
- the LOC113055306 gene encoding myelin and lymphocyte protein-like produces the protein MTTNTGQMGSLPRGGAIFCTIPDILYLPELVFGGLVLSLVGSTSIEPNNPQAYVISVAIFCFIMTFFWLLIFACGSHRNRSFWASADVAYHGFAALLYLSASVLLAFITILISIQYGNNLLTYKQDVAAVVFSFFTTLLYVIHTIFSAIRWKSF